One window of the Natrinema sp. HArc-T2 genome contains the following:
- a CDS encoding NAD-binding protein, producing MVDDRSLRARLPENWRRILTTRAAVVLVLLVALLSVATAVVNIGTNAVGGPLEAYVPDAVRNAAAFTGALTGFLMVGSALSLRRGLRAGWWATLLLLPLTAAQGLLQSSPYSFPLVVLSGVSIPVLLLTRKRFDNSLSLSTTQIAAGAALVGVQVYGTIGGYTLREDFDGISTILDAFYFTLITSSTVGYGDVTPNPASVQAMLFTMSVLILGVASFGIAIGALVGPLIQDRISRTLGKMTDSQLQLLDEHLLVLGYGELTEPIVDELADTGHEFVVVTNDQEAATALTNRDMPVVTGDPSDEDPLQRAKIDRAAAVLVATNHDAEDALTVLTARQLAPGARIVAAATDRENVKKLERAGADAVISPAQLGGHLLVRSALGSDESGLIDRILER from the coding sequence ATGGTCGACGACCGGTCGCTGCGAGCGCGGCTGCCGGAGAACTGGCGACGTATCCTCACAACGCGGGCAGCCGTAGTGCTCGTCTTGCTCGTTGCCTTGCTCTCGGTTGCGACTGCCGTCGTCAACATCGGGACCAACGCCGTCGGCGGCCCGCTCGAGGCGTACGTCCCCGACGCCGTCCGAAACGCCGCGGCCTTCACCGGGGCGCTCACCGGCTTTCTGATGGTCGGCAGCGCGCTGTCGCTTCGGCGCGGGCTCCGCGCCGGCTGGTGGGCGACGCTGCTGTTGCTCCCGCTGACCGCAGCACAGGGACTGCTCCAGTCGAGTCCCTATTCGTTTCCGCTGGTCGTCCTCTCGGGCGTGTCGATCCCGGTCCTCCTGCTCACCCGCAAGCGGTTCGACAACTCGCTCTCGCTGTCGACGACCCAGATCGCAGCCGGTGCCGCACTGGTCGGGGTCCAGGTGTACGGAACCATCGGCGGCTACACCCTCCGGGAGGACTTCGACGGCATCAGCACCATCCTCGACGCGTTTTATTTCACGTTGATCACCTCGAGCACGGTCGGGTACGGCGACGTGACGCCGAATCCGGCGTCGGTGCAGGCAATGTTGTTTACCATGTCCGTGCTCATCCTCGGCGTCGCGAGTTTCGGTATCGCCATCGGGGCGCTCGTCGGCCCCCTGATCCAAGATCGTATCTCGAGAACACTCGGAAAGATGACCGACTCACAGCTTCAACTCCTCGACGAGCACCTCCTCGTGCTCGGCTACGGCGAACTGACTGAACCGATCGTCGACGAACTCGCAGACACCGGCCATGAGTTCGTCGTCGTCACCAACGACCAGGAGGCCGCAACGGCACTCACGAACCGAGACATGCCGGTCGTCACCGGCGATCCGAGTGATGAGGACCCGCTTCAGCGCGCGAAGATCGATCGTGCAGCCGCGGTCCTCGTCGCCACGAACCACGACGCCGAGGACGCACTGACCGTTCTTACTGCTCGCCAACTCGCTCCCGGGGCACGGATCGTCGCCGCGGCGACCGACCGCGAGAACGTCAAGAAACTCGAGCGCGCCGGCGCAGACGCTGTGATCAGCCCGGCACAACTGGGCGGCCATCTGCTCGTGCGATCTGCACTCGGCAGTGACGAAAGCGGTCTGATCGACCGGATCCTCGAGAGGTGA
- a CDS encoding Cdc6/Cdc18 family protein → MAEDGKLTDIFDTGDIFANRELVRVGHVPELDRVVGRDEEIRSVGSALAAATEGGPPETTIIYGKTGTGKSLVSRCVTRQASRRAATNGAALKYAYVDCSDYQTETQASRELARELNENLDADASIPQTGLSAVDYRDITWDLLSEYDVDSLVVILDEIDKLENEDLLRSLSRARESGKSNTFIGVICISNKIEYRERLNERVDSSLQDNELVFDPYGATQLRAILENRKDAFKPGVLSDEVIPKTAALAAREHGDARKAVETFYEAGRLAEKNGDGQVTEAHVDEAITQAEVNRFHRLVSGQTPHVKFILRALAALTASEEKKQFRTAKIYDLYTTIATQEGSDPLSHDRVRRLLKEQAFLGITESEHTGGGDREGSYLVHRLMRDPDIVFNALNADRDP, encoded by the coding sequence ATGGCAGAGGATGGGAAATTGACCGACATATTCGATACGGGTGATATTTTCGCAAACCGGGAGCTCGTTCGAGTCGGTCATGTTCCTGAGCTTGACCGCGTTGTCGGTCGTGACGAGGAAATCCGATCGGTTGGGAGTGCGCTCGCTGCTGCAACTGAAGGTGGGCCGCCAGAAACGACGATCATCTACGGGAAAACAGGGACCGGTAAATCGCTCGTCTCGAGATGTGTCACGCGTCAAGCGTCCAGACGAGCCGCTACCAACGGAGCCGCGCTTAAATACGCATATGTCGATTGCTCGGATTATCAGACAGAAACGCAAGCAAGCCGTGAACTGGCCCGGGAACTGAACGAGAATCTCGACGCGGATGCGTCTATCCCGCAAACGGGATTGAGTGCCGTGGATTATCGTGACATCACATGGGACCTCCTTTCTGAGTACGACGTCGACTCACTCGTGGTCATCCTCGACGAAATCGATAAGCTCGAGAACGAAGACCTGCTTCGGAGCCTGTCGAGAGCGCGTGAGAGCGGGAAATCAAACACGTTCATCGGTGTTATCTGTATCAGTAATAAGATAGAGTATCGAGAACGGTTGAACGAGCGCGTGGATTCGAGTTTGCAGGATAACGAGCTCGTGTTCGATCCATACGGTGCAACACAATTACGCGCGATCCTTGAAAACCGGAAAGACGCGTTCAAACCGGGTGTGCTGTCGGACGAAGTCATTCCGAAGACGGCAGCGCTTGCTGCTCGAGAACACGGTGATGCACGCAAAGCCGTCGAGACGTTCTACGAAGCAGGCCGTCTCGCGGAGAAGAACGGCGACGGACAGGTAACTGAAGCGCACGTCGATGAAGCCATCACCCAGGCAGAAGTCAACCGATTCCATCGCCTCGTGAGTGGACAGACACCACACGTGAAGTTCATCTTACGAGCGCTTGCTGCACTGACCGCGTCAGAGGAGAAAAAACAGTTCCGGACGGCGAAAATATACGATCTCTACACGACGATCGCGACCCAGGAGGGATCGGACCCCCTGTCACATGATCGAGTCAGACGGCTCCTCAAAGAACAAGCGTTCCTCGGGATTACTGAAAGCGAGCATACCGGAGGAGGGGATCGTGAGGGGAGCTATCTCGTTCATCGGCTGATGCGTGATCCGGATATCGTGTTCAATGCCCTCAACGCTGATCGCGATCCTTGA
- a CDS encoding HPP family protein has protein sequence MREGVRAWLWALVRRLRRLERRELDAFLRWVERTGNLLHLSVLVFVPLLIAAVTWLSNATAAVSFLLFPPLASGTYTLFADPEGAYATPSKFIGGMTAGALCGWLALALVSAAGFDGGTVSASGAALSVFFTGVCTWALDLEEPAAFSTALLVLLTGSAQLVYVLGIVVSSTFVAVSFVVWRRHFYQQRARYLYGTTTGDDHVLVPMGDADETVARFAAAVAGAHDAGKIVLFDVVDETDAEQRDDGHGESTPVERAAGDVARQLESLSSDLETAYDVSCEAVVAAAPDQSAGLVLRTARQQNCDLVVAPYAEHESGGLSSFLKGLFDSEIDVIAFRSNGTRRRRWRSSLVAVRGAGDTARAMVDFAIRVTESGRPVTVSTCIDSESDRRSAEGTLADLVDAFSGRFETHVVTASVEIYLSRVTPRYDVCFVGSSTDRSAASRFVSPPTFRKLSDLEADVAIVHRGRHR, from the coding sequence ATGCGCGAGGGCGTTCGAGCGTGGCTGTGGGCGCTCGTGAGACGACTGCGCCGGCTCGAGCGACGCGAACTCGACGCCTTCTTGCGTTGGGTCGAGCGCACGGGGAACCTCTTACATCTCTCGGTGCTGGTGTTCGTCCCGCTGTTGATCGCAGCGGTGACGTGGCTGTCGAACGCGACTGCAGCGGTCTCGTTCCTACTGTTCCCACCGCTTGCCTCGGGGACGTACACGCTGTTTGCCGATCCCGAGGGGGCCTACGCCACGCCGTCGAAATTCATCGGCGGGATGACCGCCGGTGCGCTCTGTGGCTGGCTTGCACTCGCACTGGTGTCAGCCGCCGGGTTCGACGGGGGAACCGTCAGCGCCTCGGGTGCTGCGCTGAGCGTGTTCTTTACCGGCGTCTGCACGTGGGCGCTCGATCTCGAGGAGCCAGCAGCGTTCTCGACTGCGCTCCTCGTCCTCTTGACCGGCAGCGCGCAGTTGGTGTACGTCCTCGGAATCGTCGTCTCGAGTACGTTCGTCGCGGTCTCGTTCGTGGTCTGGCGGCGACACTTCTACCAGCAGCGCGCTCGCTATCTCTACGGGACGACCACCGGCGACGATCACGTGCTCGTTCCGATGGGTGATGCCGACGAGACCGTCGCCCGCTTTGCCGCGGCGGTCGCCGGAGCCCACGACGCCGGCAAGATCGTGCTTTTCGACGTCGTCGACGAAACCGACGCCGAGCAGCGTGACGACGGCCACGGCGAGTCGACGCCGGTCGAACGCGCAGCCGGGGACGTAGCCCGCCAACTCGAGTCGCTGTCTTCCGATCTCGAGACTGCCTACGACGTCTCCTGTGAGGCGGTCGTCGCAGCCGCACCCGACCAGTCCGCGGGTCTCGTCCTCCGGACCGCCCGCCAGCAAAACTGTGATCTCGTCGTCGCGCCGTATGCCGAACACGAGAGCGGCGGGCTCTCGTCGTTTCTCAAGGGCTTGTTCGACAGCGAGATCGACGTCATCGCGTTCCGGTCGAACGGCACTCGCCGGCGACGCTGGCGAAGTAGCTTGGTCGCGGTTCGGGGTGCCGGCGACACCGCTCGCGCGATGGTCGACTTCGCGATCCGCGTCACGGAATCCGGTCGACCGGTGACCGTCAGCACCTGTATCGACAGCGAATCGGATCGTCGATCCGCCGAGGGCACGCTCGCCGATCTCGTCGACGCGTTCTCGGGCCGATTCGAAACGCACGTCGTGACCGCGTCGGTCGAGATCTATCTCTCCCGCGTTACACCCCGGTACGACGTCTGCTTCGTCGGCTCGAGTACCGACCGGTCTGCCGCCTCGCGGTTCGTCTCGCCACCGACGTTTCGCAAACTCAGCGACCTCGAGGCTGACGTGGCGATCGTCCACCGGGGACGGCATCGCTGA
- the deoC gene encoding deoxyribose-phosphate aldolase has product MDRSDLAPLIDHTVLGPETTPDDVRTVLDDAQEYGMNACTPPYAVELAAEYAPDVTLATVVGFPHGHHDPDVKREEGVTAWRAGADELDVVLNIGRLKAGDDDAVSDELAELVAAVPIPVKVIIETALLTDAEKHRACEAARAADAAMVKTSTGFAAGGATTDDVALMSEYLPVKASGGIGSYDEAVAMLEAGADRIGASSGVAILEGAPTNG; this is encoded by the coding sequence ATGGATCGTAGCGATCTCGCGCCCCTGATCGATCACACCGTCCTTGGTCCCGAGACGACGCCCGACGACGTACGGACGGTTCTCGATGATGCACAGGAGTACGGAATGAACGCCTGCACCCCGCCGTACGCGGTCGAACTGGCCGCCGAGTACGCCCCCGACGTGACGCTTGCGACGGTCGTTGGCTTCCCCCACGGCCACCACGATCCCGACGTGAAACGAGAGGAAGGCGTGACGGCGTGGCGGGCCGGTGCCGACGAACTCGACGTCGTTCTTAATATCGGTCGGCTGAAAGCCGGCGACGACGACGCGGTCAGCGACGAACTCGCGGAACTGGTCGCCGCTGTCCCGATTCCCGTGAAGGTGATCATCGAAACCGCACTCCTGACCGACGCCGAGAAACACCGGGCCTGCGAGGCCGCCCGAGCGGCCGACGCGGCGATGGTCAAAACCTCGACTGGCTTCGCCGCTGGTGGTGCCACGACCGACGACGTCGCGCTCATGAGTGAGTATCTCCCCGTCAAGGCAAGCGGCGGCATCGGCAGCTACGACGAAGCCGTCGCGATGCTCGAGGCCGGTGCCGACCGCATCGGGGCCTCGAGCGGCGTGGCGATTCTCGAGGGTGCGCCGACGAACGGCTAG